A genomic segment from Juglans regia cultivar Chandler chromosome 14, Walnut 2.0, whole genome shotgun sequence encodes:
- the LOC109002254 gene encoding U-box domain-containing protein 44-like, which yields MASATPVSSSAASAAIESIQSSLSDLCVVSDDPHHQRQRFSFENPRRFSAFANRLQLLLHQLLRSFPSPDSLPAAAVTAIKGVAADLSVASETVSVYTKRSKIFVLVHCHSLRSSLQERTLAIAAWLALLDSALHDLPELRKKISDLSRDMKQAQFIVTENEERVHCTLEKEGQGRRMSKAVQSAIIMELARALGIDPDNLSELSEQVNLFQTDLTHSNSLSERRIMVSLQSILSNLLVQPDIVTQKLHVDFEDYEAASAAPQMSSPFKNFLCPLTKEVMKEPVVLETSQNYERTAIEYWFERCIEDARDPTCPVTGQVLKSLELKPNIGLAGAIEEWVNRNIEVQVSSAAKWLSEEPISVDNHSIEKVLDFLYKISEEYPTSRYRVRNAGIVELLVKLLRNSSKSVGTQLRSKALMALLSMAKDEESKKRMLEDGVTRLAIHSLIGSSEKEREFAVKLLLEFSSDEACCIKIASEKGALVLLSSMAGNLEHPTLSNLAEEVFKQMERVEDNVQPLAAAGRFEPLISRLCEGSDDVKIEMASIVGRMTLTNSSKEQIARQSAKILVKLLYKPEGRAQSLQALYNLSGLDDNAIILVDSAVLPALTDIMLIQDTSPDLKELAASTIAKIVSKPGNWELASVDERGHSMQSESFIRSLLALLSIVTPRCQVSILHILYGVALSPQASESVTSHIKSGDGIKTIISFLEHSEAEHRIYAFRLTRILSERFGEDLTSELRPDKLPLFKEKLLGNQSTEVEQSDAACILANLSLSEEEVKTLLGASFVRWTVTTLNNQRRTSNPASSMAEGLLGLLLHFTRSHDLQTLSIVREHNLMTIFCEQLGFPSNARVKQLAALGLKNLSECGMSVAAGDSQPIPLSGFCSSLVFMCGRAANKPSTCPIHNAACEEDSQLCLLKSNCIKPLVDLLTDEDTGVQIAAVEALSTLVLDTSNNSKRAVDELEHQGVVDALINLFTEVRPGELQERAIWMIERILRVESQSQRLAFNQSLVRALVEAFKHGGAKTKRQAQDALTNLKQISGISGNASSQAGARG from the exons ATGGCGTCAGCAACGCCGGTGTCTTCTTCGGCGGCGTCTGCGGCTATAGAATCCATCCAGAGTTCACTATCCGACCTCTGCGTCGTCTCCGACGACCCCCACCACCAGCGGCAGCGCTTCTCGTTCGAGAACCCACGCCGCTTCTCCGCCTTTGCGAACCGACTCCAGCTCCTGCTCCACCAGCTCCTCCGCTCGTTCCCCTCGCCGGATTCCCTCCCAGCCGCTGCTGTCACCGCCATCAAGGGCGTGGCCGCCGATCTCTCCGTGGCCTCCGAAACGGTGTCGGTCTACACCAAGCGCAGCAAGATCTTCGTGCTCGTCCACTGCCATTCCCTCCGCTCCTCCCTCCAGGAACGCACCTTGGCAATCGCTGCTTGGCTCGCCTTGCTCGACTCCGCTCTGCACGACCTCCCCGAGCTCCGCAAAAAGATCTCCGATCTCTCCCGAGACATGAAGCAAGCTCAATTCATC GTAACAGAGAACGAAGAGAGAGTGCATTGTACGCTAGAGAAAGAGGGACAAGGGAGACGAATGAGTAAAGCAGTACAGAGTGCTATAATCATGGAATTAGCGCGAGCTCTAGGAATCGATCCTGATAACCTTTCCGAGTTATCCGAACAGGTCAATCTGTTCCAGACCGATTTAACGCACTCCAATTCGCTGTCGGAGAGGCGGATTATGGTCTCTCTGCAGAGTATTCTCAGCAACCTCCTCGTCCAACCCGACATCGTCACACAGAAACTGCATGTGGATTTCGAAGATTACGAGGCCGCATCGGCAGCACCGCAGATGTCCTCGCCGTTCAAGAACTTCCTCTGTCCACTGACGAAGGAGGTCATGAAGGAGCCTGTGGTGCTGGAGACGTCTCAGAATTACGAGCGCACCGCCATTGAATATTGGTTCGAGCGGTGCATAGAGGACGCTCGCGACCCGACTTGCCCGGTGACCGGGCAGGTGCTCAAGTCGCTGGAGCTGAAACCAAATATTGGGTTGGCCGGGGCAATCGAGGAGTGGGTTAATCGGAATATCGAGGTTCAGGTTAGCTCTGCAGCGAAGTGGCTAAGTGAGGAGCCTATTTCGGTTGATAACCATAGTATTGAGAAGGTGCTTGATTTTCTTTACAAGATTTCCGAGGAGTATCCCACTAGTAGATATAGAGTGAGGAATGCTGGCATTGTCGAGCTCCTTGTTAAGTTGCTCAGAAATAGCTCCAAGAGTGTCGGAACGCAGTTGAGAAGCAAGGCGCTCATGGCTTTACTTAGCATGGCCAAAGATGAAGAAAGCAAG AAAAGAATGCTTGAAGATGGTGTCACTAGACTGGCCATACATAGTCTTATTGGGAGCtccgagaaagagagagagtttgctGTGAAATTATTACTTGAGTTCTCTAGTGATGAAGCTTGTTGCATAAAAATTGCATCTGAAAAAGGTGCATTAGTTCTTCTCTCAAGTATGGCAGGAAATCTGGAGCATCCTACACTATCCAATCTAGCTGAGGAGGTCTTTAAGCAGATGGAGAGGGTGGAGGATAATGTTCAACCTTTGGCAGCAGCTGGAAGATTTGAACCCTTAATTAGTCGGCTCTGTGAAG GTTCTGATGATGTTAAAATAGAGATGGCATCTATTGTGGGAAGGATGACCTTGACAAATAGCAGTAAAGAACAAATTGCTAGGCAAAGTGCTAAAATACTAGTTAAACTGCTATATAAGCCAGAAGGAAGGGCACAAAGCTTGCAAGCATTGTATAACTTGTCTGGGCTGGATGACAATGCAATCATCCTTGTTGACTCTGCTGTGCTTCCAGCTCTTACAGATATTATGCTTATTCAGGACACTTCACCTGATTTGAAGGAATTGGCAGCATCAACAATTGCCAAAATTGTTTCAAAACCAGGGAACTGGGAATTGGCATCTGTTGACGAGAGAGGACATTCAATGCAGTCGGAGTCATTTATACGTAGTCTTTTGGCCCTTCTATCTATTGTAACCCCTCGATGCCAAGTCTCTATTCTCCATATCCTGTATGGAGTTGCATTGTCTCCCCAGGCATCAG AGTCGGTGACTTCTCATATAAAATCTGGGGATGGCATCAAAACAATTATATCCTTTCTTGAACATTCAGAAGCTGAACACAGAATTTATGCTTTCAGGCTCACAAGAATACTCTCAGAAAGGTTTGGTGAAGATCTAACAAGTGAGCTAAGACCTGACAAGCTTCCCTTGTTCAAAGAAAAACTTTTAGGCAACCAATCTACAGAGGTTGAGCAATCTGATGCTGCATGTATACTTGCTAACCTTTCCCTatcagaagaagaagtgaaaacgCTCCTGGGAGCCAGTTTTGTGAGATGGACCGTAACTACTCTCAACAACCAGAGGCGTACCTCTAATCCTGCGTCAAGCATGGCAGAGGGTCTTCTTGGGCTTTTACTTCACTTTACAAGGAGCCATGATTTGCAGACTCTTAGTATTGTCAGAGAGCATAACCTTATGACCATTTTCTGTGAGCAGCTTGGTTTTCCTTCAAACGCAAGAGTGAAGCAGCTTGCTGCCCTCGGATTGAAGAATTTGTCAGAATGTGGAATGTCAGTTGCTGCTGGGGACTCACAACCAATCCCTCTCAGTGGATTCTGCTCTTCCTTAGTTTTCATGTGTGGGAGGGCTGCTAATAAACCTTCTACTTGTCCTATTCATAATGCTGCGTGTGAAGAAGATAGTCAGCTGTGCTTGCTCAAGAGCAACTGCATCAAACCCCTGGTTGATCTTCTCACAGATGAGGACACTGGTGTTCAAATTGCTGCAGTAGAGGCACTTTCCACACTTGTTTTAGACACCTCTAACAATTCCAAGAGAGCAGTTGATGAGCTTGAACACCAGGGCGTGGTTGATGCCCTGATCAATCTCTTCACAGAAGTTCGACCGGGAGAGCTTCAAGAGAGAGCAATTTGGATGATAGAGAGGATATTGAGAGTGGAAAGCCAGAGTCAGCGGCTGGCGTTCAATCAGTCTCTGGTTAGGGCATTGGTGGAAGCCTTTAAACATGGTGGTGCCAAAACAAAGAGGCAAGCTCAGGATGCGCTTACCAACCTAAAGCAAATATCAGGTATTAGTGGAAATGCCTCTAGTCAAGCTGGGGCACGGGGGTAG